One Mycobacteroides abscessus ATCC 19977 genomic window carries:
- the rfbD gene encoding dTDP-4-dehydrorhamnose reductase produces MLVITGAGGQLGTHLIARAKLRDLPVRALTSSDWDITRDGTPDGVVAEGDIVINCAAYTAVDAAEEDESRAYAVNAEGAERVARACRDVGARLIHISTDYVFDGEFGDAGPRPYRPGDATAPQGVYARTKVAGELAVHGVLPSAQVVRTAWVYTGVNGDFVGVMRRLAAGEGPVRVVTDQTGSPTYAVDLAEALLDLAASDVREPFLHAAGSGHVNRFEWAKAVFELVGADASRLQPCLSVDFPRPAPRPAYTALDGDHWADAGLPRLRPWRDALAEALATN; encoded by the coding sequence GTGCTTGTTATCACCGGAGCGGGTGGCCAACTGGGCACCCATCTCATTGCCCGTGCAAAGCTACGCGACCTCCCCGTTCGCGCCCTGACGTCCTCTGACTGGGATATTACACGCGACGGTACCCCGGACGGAGTAGTTGCTGAGGGTGACATCGTGATCAACTGTGCTGCCTATACCGCCGTCGACGCGGCGGAGGAGGACGAGTCCAGGGCGTATGCGGTGAATGCCGAGGGCGCGGAGCGTGTGGCGCGGGCCTGCCGGGACGTGGGTGCCAGGCTGATCCATATCTCCACCGACTATGTATTCGACGGTGAGTTCGGCGACGCCGGCCCGCGGCCCTATCGTCCGGGTGACGCCACTGCTCCCCAGGGTGTCTACGCACGTACCAAGGTGGCAGGGGAGCTCGCGGTTCACGGGGTATTGCCGTCAGCGCAGGTGGTCCGCACCGCCTGGGTCTACACCGGCGTGAACGGCGACTTCGTCGGTGTCATGCGGCGGTTGGCGGCCGGCGAGGGGCCGGTACGGGTGGTGACCGACCAGACCGGCTCTCCGACGTACGCGGTCGACCTCGCCGAGGCACTGTTGGACCTGGCGGCCTCGGATGTCCGGGAACCCTTCCTGCATGCCGCCGGCAGCGGCCACGTGAACCGGTTCGAATGGGCCAAGGCCGTATTCGAGCTGGTGGGAGCGGACGCCTCCCGGTTGCAGCCCTGCCTGTCCGTCGACTTCCCGCGGCCGGCGCCGCGGCCGGCGTACACCGCGCTGGACGGTGATCACTGGGCCGATGCCGGGTTGCCGCGGTTGCGTCCGTGGCGGGACGCGTTGGCTGAGGCGTTGGCCACAAACTAA
- a CDS encoding NUDIX hydrolase: MPSDLRESAIELLSSWQAPDAEQDSLRHSVLAFLDANPDACRRRSAAGHVTASALVVNHDGSQALLTLHPRVGKWLQLGGHCEEEDPTIHAAALREATEESGIDDLLLEPNLLGIHVHPITCSLGVPTRHLDLQFLAHAPEGAQIAVSDESLDLRWWPLDQIPEEDHSVVVLAQRARNRLR, from the coding sequence ATGCCCTCGGATCTGCGTGAGTCCGCTATCGAGCTGCTCTCCTCATGGCAGGCGCCCGATGCAGAACAAGACAGCCTGCGCCACTCCGTACTGGCGTTTCTCGACGCCAATCCCGATGCCTGCCGTCGTCGTAGCGCCGCGGGCCATGTCACCGCCTCGGCACTGGTGGTCAACCACGACGGATCGCAGGCGCTGCTCACGCTGCATCCCCGCGTCGGTAAGTGGCTGCAGCTCGGCGGCCATTGCGAAGAGGAAGACCCCACCATCCACGCGGCCGCCCTGCGCGAAGCCACCGAAGAGTCCGGCATCGACGACCTGCTCCTCGAGCCGAATCTGCTTGGCATCCACGTTCATCCAATTACCTGCTCGCTGGGAGTCCCAACCCGGCACCTCGATCTGCAGTTCTTGGCGCATGCACCGGAGGGCGCGCAGATCGCCGTCAGCGATGAATCGCTCGACCTGCGCTGGTGGCCCCTTGACCAGATCCCCGAGGAAGATCACTCCGTCGTCGTGTTGGCCCAACGCGCGCGGAACCGGCTACGTTAA
- a CDS encoding TIGR03089 family protein: MTTLTALLLGDVNNPSPRITYYDDATGERIELSTVTLANWAAKTANMLRDEFGAGPGSTVAVRLPAHWQTAGVLLGIWWAGAELVFGDASTDVAFCTLGDEPDANEVCVLSLDAFGRPVPDLPLGLTDYATAVRVHGDRFTPAGAGPAVDGRPVDEVAAAARESAVAQGITGGDRVLSSGAWDSLEALISTLLAVLITGASLVQVANPDTAAQERRVASEKVTKTLP; the protein is encoded by the coding sequence ATGACGACGCTGACCGCGCTCCTGCTGGGCGACGTGAACAATCCCAGCCCACGGATCACCTACTACGACGACGCCACCGGCGAACGCATCGAACTCTCGACGGTGACGCTGGCCAACTGGGCCGCCAAGACCGCCAACATGCTGCGCGACGAGTTCGGTGCGGGCCCCGGGTCCACGGTGGCGGTGCGTCTGCCAGCACACTGGCAGACCGCGGGCGTACTGCTTGGAATTTGGTGGGCCGGTGCAGAACTGGTGTTCGGCGACGCCAGCACCGATGTGGCGTTCTGCACGCTCGGTGACGAACCGGATGCCAATGAGGTGTGCGTGCTGTCCCTGGATGCGTTCGGACGGCCGGTACCCGATCTACCGCTCGGACTGACCGACTATGCGACGGCGGTACGGGTGCACGGTGACCGGTTCACCCCCGCGGGCGCCGGACCGGCGGTGGATGGCCGCCCGGTGGACGAGGTCGCCGCTGCCGCTCGAGAAAGCGCTGTGGCACAGGGCATCACCGGCGGTGACCGGGTATTGAGCTCCGGCGCGTGGGACTCTCTCGAGGCGCTGATCAGCACTCTGCTGGCGGTGCTCATCACCGGGGCGTCGCTGGTTCAGGTGGCCAATCCCGACACTGCCGCGCAAGAACGGCGTGTGGCCTCCGAGAAGGTCACCAAGACCCTCCCCTAG
- a CDS encoding LCP family protein codes for MTDPHARRASGSSQAEPPRPLWRGIATLAAVAVMVITGAAWGKIGNIDPNIARFDLPGLFGNAGKPDDGAIDILMVGVDSRSDAHGNPLSQEELSMLRAGDETATNTDTIILIRIPNNGKSATAISIPRDSYVTIPDGSKGKINGVYGEAKENDRQKRVESGETLEAAERESVDAGRSALIQTVGRLTGVTVDRYAEVSMLGFVLMTDALGGVNVCLNEAVYEPMSGADFPAGPQTLDGPNALSFVRQRHDLPRGDLDRVVRQQVVMSSLAHSALSGGTLTNTTTLGKLRDAITRTVVLSQGWDVMDFIQQLQKLSGGNVAFATIPILREDGWTEDGTQSVVKVDPDQVRSWVSGLLDQQAQGKTEEATYSKDQTTADVVNETQINGLAAAVSELLVGKGFTAGKVGNNESDHVGSSQVQAAQQDDVGAKAVAEALGLPVVEKQGIAEHTVRVVLSKDYQGPGSGRETTPAASETGSTEEDAPPPPPSPIFTAANGPRCVN; via the coding sequence GTGACTGATCCGCACGCTCGACGCGCGAGCGGCTCGTCGCAGGCGGAGCCGCCGCGCCCGCTGTGGCGGGGTATCGCGACGCTGGCAGCGGTCGCCGTCATGGTGATCACCGGTGCGGCCTGGGGAAAGATCGGCAACATCGATCCGAACATCGCCCGGTTCGATCTTCCCGGCTTGTTCGGCAACGCCGGCAAGCCCGATGACGGCGCGATCGACATTCTGATGGTCGGCGTCGACAGCCGTAGCGATGCACACGGCAACCCGCTCTCCCAGGAAGAGCTGTCCATGCTGCGTGCCGGCGACGAAACGGCCACCAACACCGACACCATCATCCTCATCCGCATCCCGAACAACGGAAAATCGGCGACGGCGATCTCCATCCCCCGTGACTCGTACGTCACCATCCCCGACGGCAGCAAGGGGAAGATCAACGGCGTCTACGGCGAGGCCAAGGAGAACGACAGACAGAAGCGCGTCGAGTCCGGCGAAACGCTAGAGGCCGCCGAGCGCGAGTCCGTGGACGCCGGCCGTTCGGCGCTGATCCAGACCGTCGGCAGGCTGACCGGCGTCACTGTCGATCGCTACGCCGAGGTCAGCATGCTCGGGTTCGTGCTGATGACGGATGCCCTGGGCGGAGTCAACGTGTGCCTCAACGAAGCGGTCTACGAACCGATGTCGGGTGCGGATTTCCCTGCGGGCCCGCAAACCCTCGACGGCCCCAACGCACTGAGTTTCGTGCGTCAACGCCACGACCTGCCACGCGGCGACCTCGACCGCGTGGTCCGGCAACAGGTGGTGATGTCGTCGTTGGCGCACTCGGCGCTCTCTGGCGGCACCCTGACCAACACCACTACGCTCGGCAAGCTGCGCGACGCGATCACCCGCACCGTGGTGCTGAGCCAGGGATGGGACGTCATGGACTTCATCCAGCAGCTACAGAAGCTGTCAGGGGGCAACGTCGCATTCGCGACGATCCCGATCCTGCGTGAGGACGGCTGGACCGAGGACGGCACCCAAAGCGTCGTGAAGGTGGACCCCGACCAGGTACGCAGCTGGGTGTCCGGCCTATTGGACCAGCAGGCGCAGGGCAAGACCGAGGAAGCCACCTACTCCAAGGACCAGACGACCGCCGATGTCGTGAACGAGACCCAGATCAACGGGCTCGCTGCCGCGGTATCGGAACTGTTGGTGGGCAAGGGATTCACCGCAGGCAAGGTCGGCAACAACGAGAGCGATCACGTGGGCAGCAGCCAGGTGCAGGCCGCGCAACAGGACGACGTGGGCGCCAAGGCGGTAGCCGAGGCGCTGGGCCTCCCGGTGGTGGAGAAGCAGGGCATCGCCGAACACACCGTCCGGGTGGTGCTGTCCAAGGATTACCAAGGGCCTGGGTCTGGCCGCGAAACCACTCCTGCCGCTTCGGAAACCGGCTCTACGGAAGAAGACGCGCCGCCCCCTCCCCCGTCGCCGATTTTCACCGCGGCCAATGGCCCGCGTTGCGTCAACTGA
- a CDS encoding DUF559 domain-containing protein produces MHPSIRALFHGRGAIRAGELQEILSAKRISSLIRDGHLHRPWHGVYTLPNPTVEIQLRALDLVADAHVPVCMGTAAASYGFDTERDGALHVINPVPGQLRPRPNLVVHQRLGAPLRYVDGRLTTAPDWTAIEIARTLRPSRAIGTLDAALRSGHCSPGGLRHAARMQAGRRGIVHVRGLLTHADGRSESPMESETRLLFIDSGVPAPELQATICDRYGTVWRVDFLWRSARLIGEYDSDEWHSGPAAMRKDKLKTARLQECGWTVIPITVDDIRRHRDELVARINTHLRHHAA; encoded by the coding sequence ATGCATCCGTCCATTCGCGCGCTGTTCCACGGTCGCGGAGCGATACGCGCGGGAGAGCTACAGGAAATACTCTCCGCAAAGCGAATCTCGTCGCTGATACGCGACGGCCACCTGCACCGGCCGTGGCATGGCGTCTACACACTGCCGAATCCGACAGTGGAGATCCAGCTGCGAGCACTCGATCTAGTAGCGGACGCTCACGTGCCTGTCTGCATGGGAACGGCTGCGGCCAGCTACGGCTTCGACACCGAACGAGACGGCGCGCTCCACGTGATCAATCCGGTGCCCGGCCAGCTGAGACCGCGCCCCAATCTCGTAGTCCACCAGCGTCTGGGAGCCCCCTTGCGGTATGTCGACGGGCGGTTGACCACCGCACCCGACTGGACCGCCATCGAGATCGCGCGAACACTCAGACCGTCGCGCGCCATCGGAACACTCGATGCCGCCTTGCGGTCCGGGCATTGCTCACCCGGCGGATTGCGACATGCCGCACGAATGCAGGCAGGACGTCGTGGAATTGTCCATGTTCGCGGCCTGCTGACCCACGCGGATGGCAGGTCCGAATCGCCTATGGAGAGCGAGACGCGTTTGCTATTCATCGATTCCGGAGTTCCGGCGCCCGAACTTCAGGCAACGATCTGCGACCGCTACGGAACAGTGTGGCGTGTGGACTTCCTGTGGCGTTCAGCCCGCCTCATCGGCGAATACGACAGCGACGAATGGCACAGCGGTCCGGCAGCCATGCGCAAGGACAAACTCAAAACGGCGCGCTTACAAGAATGCGGCTGGACGGTCATTCCTATTACCGTCGACGACATTCGGCGTCATCGGGACGAGCTTGTTGCACGAATCAACACCCATCTGCGTCATCACGCCGCGTGA
- a CDS encoding acyl-CoA dehydrogenase — protein sequence MAGNPSFDLFKLGEEHDELRAAIRGLAEKEIAPHAKDVDEKARFPQEALDALVASGFNAVHVPEEYDGQGADSVAACIVIEEVARVCASSSLIPAVNKLGTMGLILNGSDELKKQVLPAIASGEAMASYALSEREAGSDAASMRTRAKADGDDWIINGSKCWITNGGKSSWYTVMAVTDPEKKANGISAFMVHKDDEGFTVGPLEHKLGIKGSPTAELYFENCRIPGDRIIGEPGTGFKTALQTLDHTRPTIGAQALGIAQGALDQAIAYTKDRKQFGKSISDFQGVQFMLADMAMKVEAARLMVYTAAARAERGEKNLGFISSASKCFASDVAMEVTTDAVQLFGGAGYTTDFPVERMMRDAKITQIYEGTNQIQRVVMSRALLTS from the coding sequence ATGGCTGGGAACCCGTCGTTTGACCTGTTCAAGTTGGGCGAGGAGCACGACGAGCTGCGTGCGGCGATCCGGGGACTGGCCGAGAAAGAGATCGCACCGCACGCCAAGGACGTCGACGAGAAGGCACGCTTCCCGCAGGAGGCCCTCGACGCGCTGGTCGCGTCCGGTTTCAATGCCGTGCACGTGCCGGAGGAGTACGACGGTCAGGGTGCCGACAGCGTGGCCGCCTGCATTGTCATCGAAGAGGTGGCCCGGGTGTGTGCCTCGTCCTCGCTGATCCCTGCCGTCAACAAGCTCGGCACCATGGGGCTGATCCTCAACGGCTCCGATGAGCTGAAGAAGCAGGTGCTGCCCGCGATCGCCAGCGGCGAGGCGATGGCCTCCTACGCGCTGTCCGAGCGGGAGGCCGGAAGTGATGCCGCGAGCATGCGCACCCGCGCGAAGGCCGACGGCGATGACTGGATCATCAACGGGTCCAAGTGCTGGATCACCAACGGCGGAAAGTCGTCCTGGTACACCGTCATGGCGGTGACCGATCCGGAGAAGAAGGCCAACGGCATCTCGGCCTTCATGGTGCACAAGGACGATGAAGGATTCACTGTCGGTCCGCTGGAGCACAAGCTGGGCATCAAGGGCTCGCCGACCGCGGAGCTGTACTTCGAGAACTGTCGTATCCCGGGCGACCGCATCATCGGCGAACCGGGCACCGGATTCAAGACGGCGCTTCAGACGCTCGACCACACCCGCCCCACCATCGGGGCCCAGGCGCTCGGCATCGCGCAGGGAGCGTTGGACCAGGCCATCGCCTACACCAAGGACCGCAAGCAGTTCGGCAAGTCCATCAGCGACTTCCAGGGCGTGCAGTTCATGCTGGCTGACATGGCGATGAAGGTCGAGGCCGCGCGCCTCATGGTGTACACCGCCGCCGCCCGCGCCGAGCGCGGCGAGAAGAACCTGGGCTTCATCTCCTCGGCGTCCAAATGTTTTGCCAGCGATGTGGCCATGGAGGTCACCACCGACGCCGTACAGCTGTTCGGCGGCGCCGGATACACCACCGATTTTCCGGTGGAGCGCATGATGCGTGATGCCAAGATCACTCAGATCTACGAGGGCACCAACCAGATCCAGCGCGTCGTCATGAGCCGCGCGCTGCTCACGTCCTAA
- a CDS encoding coenzyme F420-0:L-glutamate ligase, with translation MTPPADSPAPEHGSAAPVQILPVTGLPEFRPGDDVAAAIAGAAPWLRDGDVIVITSKIISKAEGRIVAAPTDPEARDTLRRKLIDSESIRVLARKGKTLITENTIGIVQAAAGIDASNVDTAELVLLPTDPDASAAAVRLALSQRLGVKVAVVITDTMGRAWRNGQTDAAIGSAGIPVLYGYAGAKDKHGNELQVTEVAIADEISAAADLVKGKLTDVPVAVVRGLTLLDDGSAASDLLRSGPDDLFWLGTNEALEQGRREAILVRRSIRQFADIPVDPDLLREAIGEALTAPAPHHTHPVRFVWVRDLTTRRALLDALKQAWAADLTADGRSPESVQKRVARGQILYDAPEIVIPFLVPDGAHDYPDDRRTAAERTMFTVAVGAAVQALLVALAARQVGSCWIGSTIFAGDVVRKQLVVDSSWEPMGAIAIGYPHGYPEEGLDPRTPLPPGQMLVEL, from the coding sequence ATGACCCCACCTGCGGATTCTCCTGCACCGGAACATGGTTCGGCAGCTCCGGTTCAAATCCTACCCGTAACCGGCCTGCCCGAATTCCGCCCGGGCGACGACGTGGCCGCGGCCATCGCAGGCGCGGCGCCATGGCTGCGTGACGGTGATGTGATCGTCATCACCAGCAAGATAATCTCCAAGGCCGAGGGACGGATCGTCGCCGCGCCCACTGATCCCGAAGCCCGGGACACACTGCGGCGCAAGTTAATCGACTCCGAATCGATCCGCGTGTTGGCCCGCAAGGGTAAGACACTGATCACCGAGAACACCATCGGCATCGTGCAGGCCGCCGCGGGAATCGACGCGTCAAACGTCGACACCGCCGAACTGGTTCTGCTTCCCACCGACCCGGACGCCAGCGCGGCGGCAGTGCGGCTGGCGCTGTCACAACGCTTGGGCGTCAAGGTTGCGGTGGTGATCACCGACACCATGGGACGAGCCTGGCGCAACGGCCAAACTGATGCCGCCATCGGCTCCGCCGGCATACCAGTCCTCTACGGTTATGCGGGCGCAAAAGACAAACACGGTAACGAACTTCAGGTCACCGAGGTCGCCATCGCCGACGAAATCTCGGCTGCCGCCGACTTGGTCAAGGGCAAGCTGACCGATGTACCGGTCGCGGTGGTGCGCGGCCTGACCCTGCTCGATGACGGCAGTGCGGCGAGCGACCTGTTGCGTTCCGGACCGGACGACTTGTTCTGGCTCGGCACCAACGAGGCACTGGAGCAAGGACGGCGCGAAGCAATACTCGTGCGCCGCTCCATCCGCCAATTCGCAGATATCCCAGTCGATCCCGATCTGCTGCGGGAAGCCATCGGTGAAGCGCTGACCGCACCCGCACCGCATCACACACATCCGGTCCGATTCGTGTGGGTGCGCGACCTCACGACGCGGCGTGCGCTCCTGGACGCCCTGAAACAGGCCTGGGCCGCCGATCTCACCGCCGACGGCCGTAGCCCGGAATCAGTGCAGAAGAGGGTGGCGCGGGGACAAATCCTTTATGACGCACCCGAAATCGTGATCCCGTTCCTAGTACCTGATGGCGCGCACGACTATCCGGACGACCGCCGAACCGCCGCGGAGCGCACTATGTTCACCGTCGCGGTTGGCGCGGCGGTGCAGGCTCTTCTGGTCGCCCTCGCCGCCCGGCAGGTCGGCAGCTGCTGGATCGGATCCACCATCTTCGCGGGCGACGTTGTACGCAAGCAGCTGGTAGTGGATTCTTCGTGGGAACCGATGGGCGCCATAGCCATCGGCTATCCGCATGGCTATCCCGAGGAAGGCCTGGACCCACGCACTCCCCTGCCGCCGGGACAGATGCTGGTGGAATTGTGA
- a CDS encoding glycosyltransferase family 2 protein: MLDPHRVSDSPAIGQVAVVTVTYSPGEHLHRFLRTLRHATDLPLRVILADNGSTDGAPEAAAEEPDVELLRTGGNVGYGKAANLGVAQVDPAAEWVVIANPDVQWGPGSIDAMLEVAQRWPAAGAVGPLIREPDGTVYPSARVVPTLTGGALHALLGSVWSTNPWTAAYRQDRMEPSERVVGWLSGSCLLLRRTAFDAIGGFDPRYFMYMEDVDLGDRLARAGWQNVYAPSSEVVHAKGHAAGRDPARSLGAHHDSVYIFQSDRHPHWWQAPLRWSIRGALAARSAIVVRAAIRANRRRDKQGG, from the coding sequence GTGCTGGATCCTCATCGCGTAAGCGACTCCCCGGCGATCGGTCAGGTCGCCGTGGTGACGGTGACGTACTCGCCCGGCGAGCACCTCCACCGCTTTCTGCGGACGCTGCGCCATGCCACGGATCTGCCACTGCGAGTGATCCTGGCCGATAACGGCTCGACCGACGGCGCGCCAGAGGCGGCCGCGGAGGAGCCCGATGTCGAGCTGCTCCGTACCGGAGGCAACGTCGGTTATGGGAAGGCCGCCAATCTGGGGGTCGCCCAGGTCGACCCCGCGGCCGAGTGGGTGGTCATTGCCAACCCCGATGTGCAATGGGGACCGGGAAGCATCGATGCGATGTTGGAAGTCGCGCAGCGTTGGCCTGCCGCGGGGGCGGTGGGTCCGCTGATTCGTGAGCCCGATGGCACCGTGTATCCGTCGGCGCGAGTGGTCCCGACTCTCACCGGCGGTGCGCTGCATGCGCTACTGGGTTCGGTGTGGTCCACCAATCCCTGGACCGCCGCATACCGCCAGGACCGGATGGAGCCTTCCGAACGCGTCGTGGGCTGGTTGTCCGGATCGTGTCTACTGCTGCGGCGTACGGCATTCGACGCCATCGGCGGATTCGACCCGCGCTACTTCATGTACATGGAGGACGTCGACCTCGGTGACCGGCTGGCACGCGCCGGCTGGCAGAACGTATACGCGCCCAGCTCTGAGGTCGTACACGCGAAAGGCCATGCGGCCGGGCGCGATCCGGCGCGCAGCCTGGGCGCGCACCACGACAGCGTCTATATTTTCCAATCCGACCGGCATCCACATTGGTGGCAGGCGCCCTTGCGCTGGAGCATTCGGGGCGCGCTGGCGGCCCGATCTGCGATTGTGGTGCGTGCGGCCATCCGCGCCAATCGGCGCCGGGATAAGCAAGGAGGGTGA
- the purE gene encoding 5-(carboxyamino)imidazole ribonucleotide mutase, whose translation MSARVGLIMGSDSDWSVMSDAANALAEFEIPFEVGVVSAHRTPGRMLQYAQSAAGRGIEVIIAGAGGAAHLPGMVASATPLPVIGVPVPLARLDGLDSLLSIVQMPAGVPVATVSIGGARNAGLLAARILGVADTALRDKVVAFQASMEATVLEKDEALRRRLLED comes from the coding sequence GTGAGCGCACGGGTCGGCCTGATCATGGGTAGCGACAGCGACTGGTCGGTGATGTCGGATGCCGCGAACGCCTTGGCGGAGTTCGAGATTCCATTCGAGGTCGGTGTTGTCTCTGCGCACCGCACGCCGGGGCGCATGTTGCAGTACGCACAGTCGGCCGCCGGCCGGGGCATCGAGGTCATCATCGCCGGTGCCGGTGGTGCGGCACATCTGCCCGGAATGGTGGCCTCCGCCACACCGTTGCCGGTGATCGGTGTCCCGGTGCCGCTGGCGCGGCTGGACGGCCTCGATTCGTTGCTTTCGATCGTGCAGATGCCCGCGGGCGTGCCGGTCGCGACGGTGTCTATCGGCGGCGCCCGCAACGCCGGGTTGCTTGCCGCGCGAATCCTCGGCGTGGCCGATACCGCGCTGCGGGACAAGGTCGTTGCCTTCCAGGCGAGCATGGAAGCCACCGTTCTGGAGAAAGACGAGGCTCTGCGGCGCAGACTGTTGGAGGACTAG
- a CDS encoding 5-(carboxyamino)imidazole ribonucleotide synthase has product MSATPVVTMIGGGQLARMTHQASIALGQTLRVLAHAADEPAAQVTPDIVLGSHTELDDLRRAAKDATVVTFDHEHVPTAFLETLQGEGVNVQPPPSALIYAQDKTLMRRKLRDIGAPVPGFADIRAVSDVERFAAETGSHVVLKAVRGGYDGRGVWITDTLDEARTVAAEQLAAGVELLAEERVDMRRELSAMVARSPFGQGAAWPVVETVQREGICAVVIAPAPQLPEELALQAEQLALRIANELGVTGCLAVELFETNDGRLLVNELAMRPHNSGHWSMDGARTGQFEQHLRAVLDYPLGSTEPLAPVTVMANVLGAPQTPAMSLDERMHHLMGRIPEAKVHLYGKGERPGRKLGHVNIQGREDGSLADPGYVAEVRERAERAAHWLSHAVWTDGWEGH; this is encoded by the coding sequence GTGTCCGCGACTCCCGTGGTCACCATGATCGGTGGCGGTCAGCTGGCCCGGATGACCCACCAGGCGTCGATCGCCCTGGGTCAGACCCTGCGGGTACTCGCCCACGCCGCCGACGAGCCGGCGGCGCAGGTAACCCCCGATATCGTGCTTGGTTCGCATACCGAGCTGGACGATCTGCGCCGGGCGGCCAAGGATGCCACCGTCGTCACCTTTGACCACGAGCATGTTCCGACCGCGTTCCTGGAGACCCTGCAGGGCGAGGGCGTCAACGTGCAGCCGCCGCCGTCGGCCCTCATCTACGCGCAGGACAAGACGCTCATGCGGCGCAAGCTGCGGGACATTGGTGCGCCGGTGCCGGGATTCGCCGACATTCGGGCTGTCTCCGATGTCGAACGATTCGCCGCGGAGACGGGCAGCCACGTCGTGCTGAAGGCGGTGCGCGGCGGTTACGACGGCCGTGGCGTATGGATCACCGACACTCTCGATGAGGCGCGCACAGTGGCCGCCGAACAGCTGGCCGCGGGTGTCGAGCTATTGGCCGAGGAGCGCGTCGACATGCGCCGCGAGCTTTCGGCGATGGTGGCCCGTTCGCCCTTTGGGCAGGGTGCCGCCTGGCCGGTGGTGGAAACCGTTCAGCGCGAAGGCATTTGCGCCGTGGTGATCGCGCCGGCTCCGCAGCTGCCCGAGGAGCTGGCGCTGCAGGCCGAGCAGCTCGCGCTGCGGATCGCCAACGAGCTTGGCGTGACGGGGTGTCTGGCGGTGGAGCTGTTCGAGACCAACGACGGCCGGCTCTTGGTCAACGAATTGGCGATGCGACCGCACAACTCGGGGCATTGGAGCATGGACGGGGCGCGCACCGGACAGTTCGAGCAGCACCTGCGTGCGGTGCTCGATTACCCGCTCGGATCCACCGAACCACTGGCTCCCGTTACCGTCATGGCGAATGTATTGGGCGCTCCGCAGACGCCCGCGATGTCGCTCGACGAACGGATGCATCACCTGATGGGCCGCATCCCGGAGGCAAAGGTGCACCTGTACGGCAAGGGCGAGCGCCCGGGCCGCAAGCTCGGACATGTGAATATCCAAGGCCGCGAGGATGGTTCGCTGGCAGATCCGGGATATGTGGCAGAGGTGCGTGAGCGCGCGGAGCGTGCCGCGCACTGGTTGTCGCACGCGGTATGGACCGATGGATGGGAAGGACACTAG
- a CDS encoding sugar phosphate nucleotidyltransferase — MSGTVKADAVILVGGQGTRLRPLTLSAPKPMLPIAGFPFLTHVLSRVAAAGIDHVVLGTSYKADVFESEFGDGSKLGLQITYVYEEEPLGTGGAIRNVLEHLRYDTALIFNGDVLSGLDLKDLLAQHEQTQADLTLHLVRVGDPRAFGCVPTDSDGKVTAFLEKTEDPPTDQINAGCYVFRRELIEQIPSGRPVSVEREVFPGLLSSGAKVCGYVDTSYWRDMGTPEDFVRGSADLVRGIAPSPAIPEHPGEALVHDGASVAPGALVIGGTVVGRGAEIGPGARLDGAVVFDGARIEAGAVVERSIIGFGARIGPRALVRDGVIGDGADIGARCELLRGARVWPGITIPDGGIRYSSDV, encoded by the coding sequence ATGTCTGGCACTGTGAAAGCCGATGCCGTCATCTTGGTGGGTGGGCAGGGTACCCGGTTGCGTCCGCTGACCTTGTCGGCGCCCAAACCGATGTTGCCGATCGCGGGTTTTCCGTTTCTTACCCACGTGTTGTCCCGCGTTGCCGCCGCAGGCATTGATCACGTCGTGCTCGGCACGTCCTACAAGGCCGATGTCTTCGAGTCGGAGTTCGGCGATGGATCCAAGCTCGGCCTACAGATCACGTACGTGTACGAAGAGGAGCCGCTGGGTACCGGCGGTGCCATCCGAAATGTGTTGGAGCATCTGAGGTACGACACCGCGCTGATCTTCAACGGCGATGTGCTCTCCGGCTTGGATCTGAAAGATCTTCTCGCACAGCATGAACAGACCCAGGCCGACCTCACCTTGCATTTGGTACGCGTCGGCGATCCGCGCGCATTCGGTTGTGTGCCCACCGATTCCGATGGCAAGGTCACCGCATTCCTGGAGAAGACCGAGGACCCGCCCACTGATCAGATCAACGCCGGTTGTTACGTCTTCCGGCGTGAGCTGATTGAGCAGATCCCGTCGGGTCGGCCCGTTTCGGTTGAGCGGGAGGTATTCCCGGGTCTGTTGAGCAGCGGAGCCAAGGTATGTGGGTATGTCGACACCAGTTACTGGCGAGACATGGGAACCCCGGAAGACTTTGTGCGTGGGTCGGCCGACCTGGTGCGCGGCATTGCGCCCTCGCCGGCCATCCCCGAGCATCCGGGCGAGGCGCTGGTGCACGACGGCGCGTCGGTGGCCCCGGGCGCGCTGGTCATCGGCGGTACCGTGGTGGGCCGCGGTGCCGAAATCGGCCCGGGTGCGCGGCTGGACGGCGCGGTTGTTTTCGACGGTGCGCGCATAGAGGCCGGGGCCGTCGTGGAACGTTCTATCATCGGGTTCGGCGCCCGGATCGGACCACGCGCTCTGGTGCGTGACGGCGTGATCGGGGACGGCGCCGATATCGGCGCACGGTGCGAGCTGCTGCGCGGCGCGCGGGTGTGGCCCGGCATCACGATCCCCGATGGCGGTATCAGGTACTCGTCGGACGTATAA